A stretch of Coregonus clupeaformis isolate EN_2021a chromosome 37, ASM2061545v1, whole genome shotgun sequence DNA encodes these proteins:
- the LOC121553297 gene encoding cell division cycle-associated protein 3-like, with protein MCSSGRSPSVAFDRTPIQVGGTVSCVPVVVESECSILASDPRSPTVGVTRTPMKDSMRVTVGSFARRLGMLLHGDSVEIVAPTPFNTFPNLKVEEAAVVEGELGSKPLCSRGEAQIEVEADFTLEEAEEAKESSLHKRLSMSLITCHDSIAPSQTLAEVHYESPESPLPDNAAAELHKDERDHAYALPSITSDPAQALTPMAEPPIPTVTELTEVTVATEMPKAEEKVEVPTPVEEPPQCEPAAAPNHWGMVPLGDGIRCPTFNTKSPSQMVFKPQWLGKGFGATGVRARGRGGKGGSSFSPHSVQVGNKNTANENKGQSVKQKQSDKALVAEGRSPLQMLKDTNSPREQATQMKLKVSTPDRQRLGQMDRRVLTVSLDKENR; from the exons atgtgttccagCGGGAGA TCTCCATCTGTAGCCTTTGACCGCACACCCATTCAGGTGGGTGGAACTGTCTCCTGTGTCCCAGTTGTGGTGGAGAGCGAATGCTCTATTCTAGCCAGCGACCCTCGGTCACCCACAGTCGGCGTCACCCGCACCCCAATGAAGGACTCAATGAGAGTGACAGTTGGCTCCTTCGCCCGTCGCCTCGGCATGCTCCTCCACGGCGACTCTGTAGAAATAGTTGCCCCTACACCCTTTAACACGTTTCCCAACCTCAAGGTGGAGGAGGCGGCAGTGGTGGAGGGAGAGTTAGGCTCCA AGCCCCTTTGTTCTCGTGGGGAGGCCCAGATAGAAGTCGAGGCCGATTTCACTCTGGAGGAAGCCGAAGAGGCCAAGGAGTCTTCACTACACAAGCGCCTGAGTATGAGCTTGATCACCTGCCACGACAGCATCGCCCCATCCCAGACCTTGGCCGAGGTGCACTACGAAAGCCCTGAGTCTCCTCTCCCTGACAACGCTGCTGCTGAACTCCACAAGGACGAACGTGACCACGCGTATGCCCTTCCCTCAATCACCTCTGACCCCGCACAAGCTCTGACCCCAATGGCTGAACCACCCATCCCCACCGTTACCGAGTTAACTGAAGTCACTGTTGCTACGGAGATGCCCAAAGCGGAGGAGAAAGTGGAGGTCCCAACACCAGTGGAGGAGCCA CCCCAGTGTGAGCCAGCAGCAGCCCCAAACCACTGGGGGATGGTACCACTGGGGGATGGGATCCGCTGCCCCACCTTCAACACCAAGAGCCCCAGTCAAATGGTGTTCAAGCCCCAGTGGCTAGGGAAGGGCTTCGGGGCCACAGGGGTGAGggccagagggagaggaggcaagGGGGGCTCGTCCTTTTCACCACACTCCGTCCAGGTTGGAAACAAGAACACAGCCAATGAGAACAAGGGGCAGTCGGTCAAACAGAAACAGAGCGACAAGGCACTCGTGGCTGAAGGCCGCTCCCCTCTGCAGATGCTCAAGGACACCAACTCCCCCCGGGAGCAAGCTACACAGATGAAGCTGAAGGTGtccaccccagacagacagaggctgGGCCAGATGGACCGGAGAGTCCTGACTGTGTCCCTGGACAAGGAGAACCGATAG